A stretch of Gossypium hirsutum isolate 1008001.06 chromosome A06, Gossypium_hirsutum_v2.1, whole genome shotgun sequence DNA encodes these proteins:
- the LOC107963286 gene encoding probable LRR receptor-like serine/threonine-protein kinase At4g29180 isoform X2, giving the protein MFVGYLTPLLLSLAVLVHGQLQTGFISIDCGSPVNFNFVDVDTGISYTPDGAYVSTGINNNISSEYAYPNNPNLAYPLSDLRSFPDGNKNCYTLTPAAAKGSLYLLRASFLYGNYDGEDKLPEFDLYLDANLWSSIKFGNAFDVITTEIISASVSDTISVCLVNKGLGIPFISALELRPLNNSIYGTELGSPVSLVLFERFDIGYTKGTGRYNDDIYDRIWSPYNSPSWNIVSTSSEINNNENGYRAPLEVIRTAAVPRNGSDRLEFSWTADDDASKFYVYMYFAEVQLAKNQTRKFNISWNGSLMFGPLVPRYLFAATISNSEAFTGKEHHISIYKTVDANLPPILNAVEIYMAKQLDELPTFSEDVAAVLNIKTAYQVNKGWVGDPCGPKNYTWEGLECNYSVSLPPRIISLSLIFNEDSNLTSSGLSGIISASFANITSMESLDLSNNHLSGPVPEFLKELKSLKFMNLEGNQLSGSVPTELVDRSKAGLLTLRVDEQNLCSSGSCKNKKNVVVPVVASLLSALVLCIALIILWRLRRKQKWGRPLPSKNRQFTYAEVLNITNNFQDVIGKGGFGTVFRGNMKDGTQVAVKMLSTSSKQGSKEFQAEAELLMRVHHRNLASFIGYCDEGSNMALIYEYMANGNLKDYLSYKSSNPLSWEMRLRIAIHAAQGLEYLHHGCKPPIIHRDVKTANILLSENMDAKIADFGLSRAIPSDDHSDVIITTVMGTPGYLDPEYYNSRKLNEKSDVFSFGIVLLELITGQNAVIKKDESIHIVNWVSPLIEREDIGSIVDQRLHGEFDVSSAWKALEVAMACTRPKSLHRATMSTVLTELNQCLAMELSHNRETKERFSEEIYIGPYNSSEVCSTSTTSYSITRPFAR; this is encoded by the exons ATGTTTGTTGGGTACCTTACTCCATTGTTGCTTTCCCTTGCTGTTCTTGTTCATGGACAACTCCAAACAG GATTCATAAGCATTGATTGTGGGtcacctgtgaatttcaacttcgTAGACGTTGACACGGGTATAAGTTATACACCAGACGGAGCTTACGTAAGCACTGGGATCAACAACAATATTTCTTCTGAGTATGCTTACCCAAACAATCCAAATCTAGCTTATCCACTTTCAGATCTTAGGAGTTTTCCAGATGGTAACAAGAATTGTTACACCTTAACACCTGCAGCAGCAAAGGGCAGCTTATATTTGCTTAGAGCCTCTTTCTTGTATGGAAATTATGATGGTGAAGATAAGCTCCCAGAATTTGATCTTTATCTCGATGCTAATCTGTGGTCGTCGATCAAATTCGGTAATGCCTTTGATGTCATAACGACGGAGATAATCAGTGCTTCAGTTTCAGATACTATAAGTGTTTGCCTTGTAAATAAAGGTCTTGGAATTCCTTTTATATCAGCATTAGAGCTGAGGCcactaaataattcaatttatggTACAGAACTAGGGAGCCCTGTGTCATTAGTACTCTTTGAAAGATTCGACATCGGGTATACAAAAGGAACTGGTCGATACAATGATGATATTTACGATCGCATTTGGTCTCCCTACAACTCTCCTTCATGGAACATAGTTAGCACGTCTTCAGAAATTAACAATAATGAAAATGGATACAGAGCTCCATTAGAAGTCATTAGAACTGCTGCTGTGCCACGTAACGGTAGCGATCGACTGGAATTTTCGTGGACAGCTGATGATGATGCTAGCAAATTTTATGTTTACATGTACTTTGCTGAAGTGCAGCTTGCAAAAAACCAAACAAGAAAATTCAATATCTCCTGGAATGGGTCCCTAATGTTTGGACCTTTAGTTCCTCGCTACCTGTTTGCAGCGACAATATCGAACTCAGAAGCCTTTACGGGGAAAGAACatcacatttcaatttataaaacgGTTGATGCAAACCTTCCACCTATTCTGAATGCCGTTGAGATTTACATGGCCAAACAACTGGATGAATTGCCAACATTTTCTGAAGATG TTGCTGCTGTTCTAAATATCAAAACAGCATATCAAGTAAATAAAGGATGGGTGGGGGATCCATGTGGACCAAAGAATTATACCTGGGAAGGTCTGGAATGCAACTACAGTGTTTCACTGCCCCCTCGGATCATTTCTCT TTCCTTAATTTTCAATGAGGACAGCAACTTGACTTCAAGTGGATTAAGTGGCATTATATCTGCTTCATTTGCAAACATCACATCAATGGAGTCCCT GGATTTGTCAAACAATCACTTAAGTGGACCAGTTCCCGAGTTTCTGAAAGAACTTAAGTCTCTCAAGTTCAT GAACCTAGAAGGCAACCAACTGTCAGGTTCTGTTCCTACGGAGCTTGTAGATAGATCAAAGGCTGGACTACTTACTCTGAG AGTGGATGAACAGAATCTTTGTAGCTCGGGTTCATGCAAAAACAAAAAGAACGTTGTTGTTCCAGTTGTTGCATCATTGTTATCGGCTTTGGTTCTGTGCATTGCTTTGATTATCTTGTGGAGACTACGAAGGAAGCAAAAATGGG GAAGACCACTGCCATCAAAGAATCGGCAGTTTACTTATGCCGAGGTTTTAAACATTACTAACAACTTTCAAGATGTTATTGGGAAGGGAGGATTTGGGACTGTGTTTCGTGGAAACATGAAAGATGGCACCCAAGTTGCAGTAAAGATGCTTTCTACTTCATCAAAACAAGGGTCAAAAGAGTTTCAAGCTGAG GCTGAGCTTCTGATGAGAGTTCATCATAGGAATCTGGCTTCCTTCATAGGATATTGTGATGAGGGCAGCAATATGGCACTCATCTACGAGTATATGGCTAATGGAAATTTGAAGGATTATCTCTCAT ACAAAAGTTCAAATCCATTGAGTTGGGAAATGAGACTCCGCATAGCAATACATGCAGCACAAG GTTTGGAATACTTACATCATGGATGCAAACCACCTATAATTCACAGAGATGTGAAAACAGCCAATATCCTCTTAAGTGAAAACATGGATGCAAAGATAGCAGATTTTGGTCTCTCAAGAGCCATTCCAAGTGACGACCACAGTGATGTAATAATAACTACAGTTATGGGCACCCCAGGTTATCTAGACCCAGA GTACTACAATTCTCGAAAGCTAAAcgagaaaagtgatgtgtttagTTTTGGGATAGTGTTGTTGGAGCTGATCACGGGACAAAATGCAGTCATAAAGAAGGATGAATCAATCCACATAGTTAATTGGGTTAGCCCTCTGATTGAAAGAGAGGATATAGGAAGTATTGTTGATCAAAGACTGCATGGGGAATTCGATGTGAGCTCTGCCTGGAAAGCTTTAGAAGTGGCAATGGCTTGCACTAGACCTAAGTCCTTGCATAGAGCTACAATGAGCACCGTGTTAACTGAGTTAAACCAGTGCTTGGCCATGGAGTTGTCTCACAATAGGGAAACAAAGGAAAGGTTCAGTGAAGAGATTTACATTGGACCATATAATTCATCTGAAGTCTGTTCCACTAGCACTACGTCTTACTCCATTACTAGACCATTTGCAAGGTAg
- the LOC107963286 gene encoding probable LRR receptor-like serine/threonine-protein kinase At4g29180 isoform X3 gives MFVGYLTPLLLSLAVLVHGQLQTGFISIDCGSPVNFNFVDVDTGISYTPDGAYVSTGINNNISSEYAYPNNPNLAYPLSDLRSFPDGNKNCYTLTPAAAKGSLYLLRASFLYGNYDGEDKLPEFDLYLDANLWSSIKFGNAFDVITTEIISASVSDTISVCLVNKGLGIPFISALELRPLNNSIYGTELGSPVSLVLFERFDIGYTKGTGRYNDDIYDRIWSPYNSPSWNIVSTSSEINNNENGYRAPLEVIRTAAVPRNGSDRLEFSWTADDDASKFYVYMYFAEVQLAKNQTRKFNISWNGSLMFGPLVPRYLFAATISNSEAFTGKEHHISIYKTVDANLPPILNAVEIYMAKQLDELPTFSEDVAAVLNIKTAYQVNKGWVGDPCGPKNYTWEGLECNYSVSLPPRIISLNLTSSGLSGIISASFANITSMESLDLSNNHLSGPVPEFLKELKSLKFMNLEGNQLSGSVPTELVDRSKAGLLTLRVDEQNLCSSGSCKNKKNVVVPVVASLLSALVLCIALIILWRLRRKQKWGRPLPSKNRQFTYAEVLNITNNFQDVIGKGGFGTVFRGNMKDGTQVAVKMLSTSSKQGSKEFQAEAELLMRVHHRNLASFIGYCDEGSNMALIYEYMANGNLKDYLSYKSSNPLSWEMRLRIAIHAAQGLEYLHHGCKPPIIHRDVKTANILLSENMDAKIADFGLSRAIPSDDHSDVIITTVMGTPGYLDPEYYNSRKLNEKSDVFSFGIVLLELITGQNAVIKKDESIHIVNWVSPLIEREDIGSIVDQRLHGEFDVSSAWKALEVAMACTRPKSLHRATMSTVLTELNQCLAMELSHNRETKERFSEEIYIGPYNSSEVCSTSTTSYSITRPFAR, from the exons ATGTTTGTTGGGTACCTTACTCCATTGTTGCTTTCCCTTGCTGTTCTTGTTCATGGACAACTCCAAACAG GATTCATAAGCATTGATTGTGGGtcacctgtgaatttcaacttcgTAGACGTTGACACGGGTATAAGTTATACACCAGACGGAGCTTACGTAAGCACTGGGATCAACAACAATATTTCTTCTGAGTATGCTTACCCAAACAATCCAAATCTAGCTTATCCACTTTCAGATCTTAGGAGTTTTCCAGATGGTAACAAGAATTGTTACACCTTAACACCTGCAGCAGCAAAGGGCAGCTTATATTTGCTTAGAGCCTCTTTCTTGTATGGAAATTATGATGGTGAAGATAAGCTCCCAGAATTTGATCTTTATCTCGATGCTAATCTGTGGTCGTCGATCAAATTCGGTAATGCCTTTGATGTCATAACGACGGAGATAATCAGTGCTTCAGTTTCAGATACTATAAGTGTTTGCCTTGTAAATAAAGGTCTTGGAATTCCTTTTATATCAGCATTAGAGCTGAGGCcactaaataattcaatttatggTACAGAACTAGGGAGCCCTGTGTCATTAGTACTCTTTGAAAGATTCGACATCGGGTATACAAAAGGAACTGGTCGATACAATGATGATATTTACGATCGCATTTGGTCTCCCTACAACTCTCCTTCATGGAACATAGTTAGCACGTCTTCAGAAATTAACAATAATGAAAATGGATACAGAGCTCCATTAGAAGTCATTAGAACTGCTGCTGTGCCACGTAACGGTAGCGATCGACTGGAATTTTCGTGGACAGCTGATGATGATGCTAGCAAATTTTATGTTTACATGTACTTTGCTGAAGTGCAGCTTGCAAAAAACCAAACAAGAAAATTCAATATCTCCTGGAATGGGTCCCTAATGTTTGGACCTTTAGTTCCTCGCTACCTGTTTGCAGCGACAATATCGAACTCAGAAGCCTTTACGGGGAAAGAACatcacatttcaatttataaaacgGTTGATGCAAACCTTCCACCTATTCTGAATGCCGTTGAGATTTACATGGCCAAACAACTGGATGAATTGCCAACATTTTCTGAAGATG TTGCTGCTGTTCTAAATATCAAAACAGCATATCAAGTAAATAAAGGATGGGTGGGGGATCCATGTGGACCAAAGAATTATACCTGGGAAGGTCTGGAATGCAACTACAGTGTTTCACTGCCCCCTCGGATCATTTCTCT CAACTTGACTTCAAGTGGATTAAGTGGCATTATATCTGCTTCATTTGCAAACATCACATCAATGGAGTCCCT GGATTTGTCAAACAATCACTTAAGTGGACCAGTTCCCGAGTTTCTGAAAGAACTTAAGTCTCTCAAGTTCAT GAACCTAGAAGGCAACCAACTGTCAGGTTCTGTTCCTACGGAGCTTGTAGATAGATCAAAGGCTGGACTACTTACTCTGAG AGTGGATGAACAGAATCTTTGTAGCTCGGGTTCATGCAAAAACAAAAAGAACGTTGTTGTTCCAGTTGTTGCATCATTGTTATCGGCTTTGGTTCTGTGCATTGCTTTGATTATCTTGTGGAGACTACGAAGGAAGCAAAAATGGG GAAGACCACTGCCATCAAAGAATCGGCAGTTTACTTATGCCGAGGTTTTAAACATTACTAACAACTTTCAAGATGTTATTGGGAAGGGAGGATTTGGGACTGTGTTTCGTGGAAACATGAAAGATGGCACCCAAGTTGCAGTAAAGATGCTTTCTACTTCATCAAAACAAGGGTCAAAAGAGTTTCAAGCTGAG GCTGAGCTTCTGATGAGAGTTCATCATAGGAATCTGGCTTCCTTCATAGGATATTGTGATGAGGGCAGCAATATGGCACTCATCTACGAGTATATGGCTAATGGAAATTTGAAGGATTATCTCTCAT ACAAAAGTTCAAATCCATTGAGTTGGGAAATGAGACTCCGCATAGCAATACATGCAGCACAAG GTTTGGAATACTTACATCATGGATGCAAACCACCTATAATTCACAGAGATGTGAAAACAGCCAATATCCTCTTAAGTGAAAACATGGATGCAAAGATAGCAGATTTTGGTCTCTCAAGAGCCATTCCAAGTGACGACCACAGTGATGTAATAATAACTACAGTTATGGGCACCCCAGGTTATCTAGACCCAGA GTACTACAATTCTCGAAAGCTAAAcgagaaaagtgatgtgtttagTTTTGGGATAGTGTTGTTGGAGCTGATCACGGGACAAAATGCAGTCATAAAGAAGGATGAATCAATCCACATAGTTAATTGGGTTAGCCCTCTGATTGAAAGAGAGGATATAGGAAGTATTGTTGATCAAAGACTGCATGGGGAATTCGATGTGAGCTCTGCCTGGAAAGCTTTAGAAGTGGCAATGGCTTGCACTAGACCTAAGTCCTTGCATAGAGCTACAATGAGCACCGTGTTAACTGAGTTAAACCAGTGCTTGGCCATGGAGTTGTCTCACAATAGGGAAACAAAGGAAAGGTTCAGTGAAGAGATTTACATTGGACCATATAATTCATCTGAAGTCTGTTCCACTAGCACTACGTCTTACTCCATTACTAGACCATTTGCAAGGTAg
- the LOC107963286 gene encoding probable LRR receptor-like serine/threonine-protein kinase At4g29180 isoform X1 produces MFVGYLTPLLLSLAVLVHGQLQTGFISIDCGSPVNFNFVDVDTGISYTPDGAYVSTGINNNISSEYAYPNNPNLAYPLSDLRSFPDGNKNCYTLTPAAAKGSLYLLRASFLYGNYDGEDKLPEFDLYLDANLWSSIKFGNAFDVITTEIISASVSDTISVCLVNKGLGIPFISALELRPLNNSIYGTELGSPVSLVLFERFDIGYTKGTGRYNDDIYDRIWSPYNSPSWNIVSTSSEINNNENGYRAPLEVIRTAAVPRNGSDRLEFSWTADDDASKFYVYMYFAEVQLAKNQTRKFNISWNGSLMFGPLVPRYLFAATISNSEAFTGKEHHISIYKTVDANLPPILNAVEIYMAKQLDELPTFSEDVAAVLNIKTAYQVNKGWVGDPCGPKNYTWEGLECNYSVSLPPRIISLNLTSSGLSGIISASFANITSMESLDLSNNHLSGPVPEFLKELKSLKFMNLEGNQLSGSVPTELVDRSKAGLLTLRVDEQNLCSSGSCKNKKNVVVPVVASLLSALVLCIALIILWRLRRKQKWEADTSNGEGRPLPSKNRQFTYAEVLNITNNFQDVIGKGGFGTVFRGNMKDGTQVAVKMLSTSSKQGSKEFQAEAELLMRVHHRNLASFIGYCDEGSNMALIYEYMANGNLKDYLSYKSSNPLSWEMRLRIAIHAAQGLEYLHHGCKPPIIHRDVKTANILLSENMDAKIADFGLSRAIPSDDHSDVIITTVMGTPGYLDPEYYNSRKLNEKSDVFSFGIVLLELITGQNAVIKKDESIHIVNWVSPLIEREDIGSIVDQRLHGEFDVSSAWKALEVAMACTRPKSLHRATMSTVLTELNQCLAMELSHNRETKERFSEEIYIGPYNSSEVCSTSTTSYSITRPFAR; encoded by the exons ATGTTTGTTGGGTACCTTACTCCATTGTTGCTTTCCCTTGCTGTTCTTGTTCATGGACAACTCCAAACAG GATTCATAAGCATTGATTGTGGGtcacctgtgaatttcaacttcgTAGACGTTGACACGGGTATAAGTTATACACCAGACGGAGCTTACGTAAGCACTGGGATCAACAACAATATTTCTTCTGAGTATGCTTACCCAAACAATCCAAATCTAGCTTATCCACTTTCAGATCTTAGGAGTTTTCCAGATGGTAACAAGAATTGTTACACCTTAACACCTGCAGCAGCAAAGGGCAGCTTATATTTGCTTAGAGCCTCTTTCTTGTATGGAAATTATGATGGTGAAGATAAGCTCCCAGAATTTGATCTTTATCTCGATGCTAATCTGTGGTCGTCGATCAAATTCGGTAATGCCTTTGATGTCATAACGACGGAGATAATCAGTGCTTCAGTTTCAGATACTATAAGTGTTTGCCTTGTAAATAAAGGTCTTGGAATTCCTTTTATATCAGCATTAGAGCTGAGGCcactaaataattcaatttatggTACAGAACTAGGGAGCCCTGTGTCATTAGTACTCTTTGAAAGATTCGACATCGGGTATACAAAAGGAACTGGTCGATACAATGATGATATTTACGATCGCATTTGGTCTCCCTACAACTCTCCTTCATGGAACATAGTTAGCACGTCTTCAGAAATTAACAATAATGAAAATGGATACAGAGCTCCATTAGAAGTCATTAGAACTGCTGCTGTGCCACGTAACGGTAGCGATCGACTGGAATTTTCGTGGACAGCTGATGATGATGCTAGCAAATTTTATGTTTACATGTACTTTGCTGAAGTGCAGCTTGCAAAAAACCAAACAAGAAAATTCAATATCTCCTGGAATGGGTCCCTAATGTTTGGACCTTTAGTTCCTCGCTACCTGTTTGCAGCGACAATATCGAACTCAGAAGCCTTTACGGGGAAAGAACatcacatttcaatttataaaacgGTTGATGCAAACCTTCCACCTATTCTGAATGCCGTTGAGATTTACATGGCCAAACAACTGGATGAATTGCCAACATTTTCTGAAGATG TTGCTGCTGTTCTAAATATCAAAACAGCATATCAAGTAAATAAAGGATGGGTGGGGGATCCATGTGGACCAAAGAATTATACCTGGGAAGGTCTGGAATGCAACTACAGTGTTTCACTGCCCCCTCGGATCATTTCTCT CAACTTGACTTCAAGTGGATTAAGTGGCATTATATCTGCTTCATTTGCAAACATCACATCAATGGAGTCCCT GGATTTGTCAAACAATCACTTAAGTGGACCAGTTCCCGAGTTTCTGAAAGAACTTAAGTCTCTCAAGTTCAT GAACCTAGAAGGCAACCAACTGTCAGGTTCTGTTCCTACGGAGCTTGTAGATAGATCAAAGGCTGGACTACTTACTCTGAG AGTGGATGAACAGAATCTTTGTAGCTCGGGTTCATGCAAAAACAAAAAGAACGTTGTTGTTCCAGTTGTTGCATCATTGTTATCGGCTTTGGTTCTGTGCATTGCTTTGATTATCTTGTGGAGACTACGAAGGAAGCAAAAATGGG AGGCTGATACCTCCAATGGGGAAGGAAGACCACTGCCATCAAAGAATCGGCAGTTTACTTATGCCGAGGTTTTAAACATTACTAACAACTTTCAAGATGTTATTGGGAAGGGAGGATTTGGGACTGTGTTTCGTGGAAACATGAAAGATGGCACCCAAGTTGCAGTAAAGATGCTTTCTACTTCATCAAAACAAGGGTCAAAAGAGTTTCAAGCTGAG GCTGAGCTTCTGATGAGAGTTCATCATAGGAATCTGGCTTCCTTCATAGGATATTGTGATGAGGGCAGCAATATGGCACTCATCTACGAGTATATGGCTAATGGAAATTTGAAGGATTATCTCTCAT ACAAAAGTTCAAATCCATTGAGTTGGGAAATGAGACTCCGCATAGCAATACATGCAGCACAAG GTTTGGAATACTTACATCATGGATGCAAACCACCTATAATTCACAGAGATGTGAAAACAGCCAATATCCTCTTAAGTGAAAACATGGATGCAAAGATAGCAGATTTTGGTCTCTCAAGAGCCATTCCAAGTGACGACCACAGTGATGTAATAATAACTACAGTTATGGGCACCCCAGGTTATCTAGACCCAGA GTACTACAATTCTCGAAAGCTAAAcgagaaaagtgatgtgtttagTTTTGGGATAGTGTTGTTGGAGCTGATCACGGGACAAAATGCAGTCATAAAGAAGGATGAATCAATCCACATAGTTAATTGGGTTAGCCCTCTGATTGAAAGAGAGGATATAGGAAGTATTGTTGATCAAAGACTGCATGGGGAATTCGATGTGAGCTCTGCCTGGAAAGCTTTAGAAGTGGCAATGGCTTGCACTAGACCTAAGTCCTTGCATAGAGCTACAATGAGCACCGTGTTAACTGAGTTAAACCAGTGCTTGGCCATGGAGTTGTCTCACAATAGGGAAACAAAGGAAAGGTTCAGTGAAGAGATTTACATTGGACCATATAATTCATCTGAAGTCTGTTCCACTAGCACTACGTCTTACTCCATTACTAGACCATTTGCAAGGTAg